A genomic stretch from Arachis stenosperma cultivar V10309 chromosome 3, arast.V10309.gnm1.PFL2, whole genome shotgun sequence includes:
- the LOC130965507 gene encoding glucan endo-1,3-beta-glucosidase 13-like gives MAATRFALIIFAASLFLMLPDCCSGSFIGICYGRNADDLPTPDKVAQLVQLHKIKYVRIYDSNIQVLKAFANTPVELMVGVPNSDLLSLSQFQSNADTWLRNSILPYYPATKITYITVGAEVTESPNNASMFVVPAMTNVVTALKKVGLHKKIRVSSTHSLGVLSRSFPPSAGAFNSSHAYFLKPMLEFLAENQSPFMIDMYPYYAYRDSPKKVPLDYALFEASSEVIDPNTGLLYTSMFDAQIDAIYFALTALNFRTIKIMVTETGWPSKGSPKETAATPDNAQRYNANLIRHVINNTGTPAKPGQELDVYIFSLFNENRKPGLESERNWGLFYPDQTSVYNLDFTGRGAVDMTTSANITRSNGTTWCIASSKASQMDLQNAVDWACGPGNVDCTAIQPSQPCYEPDNLVSHASYAFNSYYQQNGASDVACSFGGTGVKVDKDPSYDNCIYMRAGGNNKTVTGNTTAMSSTSSTAHKGSSSLIYGFVLVTSLSILLNIQRY, from the exons ATGGCGGCCACTCGCTTCGCTCTCATCATCTTTGCGGCTTCGCTTTTCCTTATGCTTCCAG ATTGCTGCTCTGGGAGCTTTATTGGGATCTGCTATGGAAGAAATGCTGATGACCTCCCTACACCTGATAAGGTGGCTCAGTTGGTTCAGCTTCATAAGATAAAATATGTCAGGATTTATGATTCCAACATACAGGTCCTCAAGGCCTTTGCAAACACCCCTGTTGAGCTTATGGTAGGGGTTCCCAATTCTGATTTGCTCTCACTCTCCCAGTTCCAGTCTAATGCAGATACTTGGCTCAGAAACAGCATCCTTCCTTACTATCCGGCCACAAAGATCACATACATTACTGTAGGTGCCGAAGTCACCGAAAGTCCCAATAACGCCTCTATGTTTGTAGTGCCTGCCATGACCAATGTCGTTACAGCACTCAAGAAAGTTGGGCTACACAAAAAGATAAGGGTATCCAGTACCCATTCTCTGGGAGTTCTGTCCCGATCGTTTCCACCTTCGGCTGGAGCTTTTAATAGCAGCCATGCATATTTCCTAAAGCCAATGCTAGAATTTCTTGCTGAAAACCAGTCACCGTTTATGATTGATATGTACCCTTATTATGCTTACCGAGATTCCCCAAAGAAAGTGCCTTTAGACTATGCACTATTTGAGGCATCCTCTGAAGTTATTGATCCAAACACTGGTTTGCTGTACACAAGTATGTTTGATGCACAGATTGATGCTATTTACTTTGCGCTGACGGCCCTAAACTTCCGAACGATTAAGATCATGGTGACTGAAACAGGTTGGCCTTCCAAAGGGTCGCCTAAGGAGACGGCTGCAACTCCTGATAATGCACAGAGATATAATGCTAATCTGATAAGGCATGTTATCAACAACACTGGCACCCCTGCAAAGCCTGGGCAGGAACTAGATGTCTACATTTTTTCATTGTTCAATGAAAACAGGAAGCCTGGTTTAGAATCCGAAAGGAACTGGGGATTATTTTATCCAGACCAGACAAGTGTGTATAACCTGGATTTCACTGGAAGAGGTGCTGTTGACATGACTACCTCAGCTAATATAACCAGATCAAATGGGACAACATGGTGCATTGCTTCAAGTAAAGCCTCACAAATGGACTTGCAGAATGCTGTAGATTGGGCTTGTGGTCCTGGCAATGTGGATTGTACAGCTATTCAGCCTAGCCAACCTTGTTATGAGCCAGATAACCTTGTCTCGCATGCTTCGTACGCTTTTAATAGCTATTACCAGCAAAATGGGGCTTCTGATGTTGCCTGTAGCTTTGGAGGGACAGGTGTTAAAGTTGATAAGGATCCAA GCTATGACAACTGCATCTACATGAGAGCTGG AGGCAATAACAAAACTGTGACAGGTAATACAACAGCAATGTCTTCAACTTCATCTACAGCACATAAAGGAAGTTCTTCATTAATTTATGGTTTTGTTCTTGTAACTTCGCTCTCCATTCTATTGAATATTCAACGGTACTGA